A genomic window from Daphnia carinata strain CSIRO-1 chromosome 9, CSIRO_AGI_Dcar_HiC_V3, whole genome shotgun sequence includes:
- the LOC130689178 gene encoding lactosylceramide 4-alpha-galactosyltransferase-like isoform X1 — translation MQLEAERQKDLDLRLTIDEGKLKFYMEFVLDRCLNQRVLFKRRRKLFLLFQSGLTLLLFVYFSQQLPQPNTLQQYEEEHQVLCINSDLAVDLPEADGLVMEYDVHPSQWVTYDSGQGNDTDDRIFFHETSGHSDLSLRQCCAVESAARHNPDRPIQLFMRSPATCNSDNSPSSLDIPSWLKVLSRYPNVAVVLLNEERYFSGTPLEDWYSKGVWRTSRFQMGHLSDYIRIVSLYKGGGMYLDMDILTLRAFKGAIFRNCLVYENDAMDTIGNSVLHLERGHSLTSELIQLLSEEYDPEAYVYHGPDAIAEIMNRVCNLVAGNPKSNECNNVRLLSHRHFHPVPAMFSHMLFQSNGNLSDVEALFQIKDSFGLHLWNSISLREPINVDNPNQIVAILARRHCPLTVSRAADFKSL, via the coding sequence ATGCAACTTGAAGCTGAACGGCAAAAAGATTTGGATCTTCGGCTAACAATAGACGAAGGGAAATTAAAGTTTTACATGGAATTCGTTTTGGATCGATGCCTAAATCAACGTGTCTTGTTTAAAAGGCGAAGAAAACTTTTTCTACTTTTCCAATCAGGATTAACTCTACTTCTTTTTGTGTATTTCAGCCAACAACTACCCCAACCCAATACGTTGCAGCAATACGAAGAAGAGCATCAAGTTCTGTGCATCAACAGCGATTTAGCTGTAGACTTACCGGAAGCTGATGGTCTTGTCATGGAATACGATGTCCATCCGAGCCAATGGGTAACGTACGACAGTGGACAAGGAAACGACACCGATGACCGCATCTTTTTCCATGAAACGAGCGGTCACAGTGACCTGAGTCTGAGGCAATGCTGTGCAGTCGAATCGGCAGCTAGACACAATCCTGACCGGCCTATCCAGCTGTTTATGCGATCGCCTGCAACCTGCAATTCCGACAATAGTCCATCTTCTTTAGACATTCCGTCGTGGCTAAAGGTGCTGTCTCGATATCCGAACGTGGCAGTTGTCTTGCTGAACGAAGAGCGTTACTTTTCTGGAACACCGTTGGAGGACTGGTACTCGAAGGGAGTGTGGCGTACGAGCCGGTTCCAGATGGGACATTTGTCCGACTACATCCGCATCGTGTCTCTGTACAAAGGAGGTGGCATGTATTTAGACATGGATATTCTAACCCTTAGAGCTTTCAAAGGTGCCATCTTTCGGAACTGTTTAGTCTACGAAAATGATGCCATGGATACGATCGGAAACAGCGTCCTGCACTTGGAACGTGGGCACAGTCTCACTAGTGAACTGATTCAATTGCTCTCAGAAGAATATGACCCAGAAGCTTATGTTTATCACGGGCCGGATGCCATTGCTGAAATTATGAATCGTGTCTGCAATTTAGTGGCTGGAAATCCGAAATCCAACGAATGCAATAACGTCCGTCTCTTGTCTCATCGCCATTTTCATCCAGTGCCGGCCATGTTTTCCCACATGCTGTTTCAGAGTAATGGCAACCTTAGTGATGTTGAAGCGCTGTTTCAAATTAAGGACAGCTTTGGTCTTCACCTATGGAACTCGATATCTTTACGAGAACCAATTAACGTGGACAATCCGAATCAAATAGTGGCCATACTTGCCCGTCGACACTGCCCACTAACTGTCAGTAGGGCAGCTGATTTCAAATCTCTTTAA
- the LOC130688782 gene encoding N-acetylneuraminate 9-O-acetyltransferase-like — MRCYLRKLCRRPLLLVVYTLFFYGFLRCLLSSLSFSYSLGSEIVADFTIPKLGRNLPICVHNLLNQSDYHYVTWARTSFNSNHLLSKTKDEYSCRLMSYTIKQSVTCFDVQVEGTAGRNENPFVERFPKIHFVFIGDSRIRQQFFYFLKLIPDYDRITNPVEIPQNALPFHHGDVDVDSRVLGVRISFKWRPIINDTLIEMIDHWAIANPTERPNWVLLGMEIYHMLQQYGADHQLYQEKLAQFGPILNKLASVSQVIWLNQYPVIELYAKTGAKNTDIHGRKVDQYNKATRRILKNFKNIRIWDSSNALTEEYVRSCLINRERENPDPFFVKNGKDQFINCKPYVNCLDFVHTGYVALSSATQLLYNDVCNNLLYQQGNIK, encoded by the exons ATGAGATGTTACTTACGAAAATTATGTCGTCGCCCGTTGCTTTTGGTGGTGTacacccttttcttttatggctTCCTACGTTGTTTACTATCATCGTTGAGTTTCTCCTACAGTCTAGGAAGCGAAATAGTTGCTGACTTTACGATCCC GAAATTAGGTAGAAATTTACCAATTTGCGTCCATAATTTGCTAAATCAAAGTGACTATCATTACGTCACATGGGCAAGGACGTCGTTCAACAGCAACCATCTCTTGtctaaaacaaaagacgaataTTCTTGTCGATTAATGTCTTACACGATCAAACAGTCGGTGACGTGTTTCGACGTCCAGGTTGAAGGCACTGCCGGACGAAATGAAAATCCTTTCGTTGAAAGATTTCCAAAGAtacatttcgttttcattgGAGATTCCAGGATACGACaacaatttttctattttttaaag CTTATCCCGGATTACGACAGAATAACCAATCCTGTGGAAATTCCTCAGAACGCCCTCCCGTTCCATCACGGAGATGTTGATGTCGACAGTAGAGTCCTCGGAGTGCGAATCTCGTTTAAATGGCGACCCATCATAAACGATACACTGATTGAAATGATAGACCATTGGGCGATCGCAAACCCCACTGAACGACCCAATTGGGTTTTATTAG GTATGGAAATTTACCACATGCTGCAACAATATGGAGCTGACCATCAGCTTTACCAAGAGAAGCTCGCACAATTTGGACCCATCCTCAACAAGTTGGCCAGTGTCAGCCAAGTGATATGGCTTAATCAGTACCCGGTGATCGAGCTCTATGCAAAAACAGGTGCGAAGAACACAGATATCCACGGGCGAAAGGTTGATCAGTACAACAAAGCGACGCGCCGTATACTCAA gaattttaaaaacatacgGATATGGGATTCGAGTAATGCCTTGACAGAAGAATATGTTCGTAGCTGTCTAATAAACCGTGAACGTGAAAACCCCGATCCATTTTTCGTCAAAAATGGCAAGGATCAATTCATCAACTGCAAGCCGTATGTAAATTGCCTGGATTTTGTGCATACAGGTTATGTAGCTCTTTCTAGTGCTACACAGCTTTTATACAACGATGTTTGTAATAATCTGTTGTACCAACAGGGaaacataaaataa
- the LOC130688421 gene encoding lactosylceramide 4-alpha-galactosyltransferase-like, with product MFRLVDYRRCIFALAFLTTCAVILVFLSKGKKNLAELLPSSETVDPVERPLSKRKEPMEIFFIESSGHSCLTARQACGIESAARANPHAKITLYVQNTPVIPIWPDTYEDGQEVSDCPITRVLLEKMVNVRVRQENLLPYLQDTPLWQLYTTGAFNKSTWRPFHLSDAVRVALLWKKGGLYLDLDCIVLRSLDSLNNTVGTVDYSIPNWVENGVMAFPSGHPFLHFLMKYMVLAFEPDRYMSLGPETLTEALRYFCDRDDNLLIDHWMVCWHRSSIFIQQSRSFYAIPGERLNAFYQPELDPADWDMLHRSSFLSHIYGSGHGRHVPPGSLYAQLAVKYCPTSFKLATETSSQF from the exons ATGTTTCGTCTAGTCGACTACCGACGTTGTATTTTTGCCCTCGCATTCCTGACAACATGCGCTGTGATTTTGGTATTCCTTTCCAAAG gCAAAAAGAATCTAGCAGAATTACTGCCATCATCTGAGACGGTCGATCCGGTCGAACGGCCACTTAGCAAACGAAAAGAACCCATGGAGATTTTCTTTATCGAAAGCTCGGGCCATTCTTGTCTAACAGCCCGTCAAGCATGTGGCATCGAATCGGCTGCCAGAGCGAATCCACACGCAAAAATCACCTTGTACGTGCAAAACACTCCTGTAATTCCGATTTGGCCGGACACTTACGAAGATGGACAAGAGGTATCCGATTGTCCCATCACGCGCGTTCTACTCGAGAAAATGGTCAATGTTCGTGTGAGGCAAGAAAATTTACTACCATATTTGCAAGACACGCCACTGTGGCAACTGTACACGACGGGAGCGTTCAATAAATCGACCTGGAGGCCGTTTCATCTGAGTGATGCAGTTCGAGTCGCATTGCTATGGAAAAAAGGCGGCCTCTATCTCGACTTGGATTGCATCGTCTTACGCTCACTGGACAGTTTAAACAACACTGTTGGCACGGTGGATTATTCCATACCCAACTGGGTTGAAAATGGTGTCATGGCTTTTCCTTCCGGTCATccatttcttcatttcctAATGAAGTATATGGTATTAGCCTTTGAACCGGACAGATACATGAGCCTCGGTCCTGAAACTCTCACAGAGGCCCTTCGCTATTTCTGCGATCGTGATGACAATTTGTTAATCGATCATTGGATGGTCTGTTGGCATCGTTCTTCAATATTCATCCAACAGTCACGTTCTTTTTACGCCATACCCGGTGAACGACTGAACGCCTTTTATCAACCGGAATTGGATCCAGCCGATTGGGACATGTTACATCGGAGTAGCTTCCTGTCACACATTTACGGATCTGGCCATGGCCGTCACGTTCCTCCCGGCTCATTGTATGCCCAACTAGCTGTCAAATATTGCCCCACAAGCTTTAAATTGGCAACAGAAACGAGCAGCCAATTTTGA
- the LOC130689178 gene encoding lactosylceramide 4-alpha-galactosyltransferase-like isoform X2, with protein MLEELIHITEKANKPREHSQQLPQPNTLQQYEEEHQVLCINSDLAVDLPEADGLVMEYDVHPSQWVTYDSGQGNDTDDRIFFHETSGHSDLSLRQCCAVESAARHNPDRPIQLFMRSPATCNSDNSPSSLDIPSWLKVLSRYPNVAVVLLNEERYFSGTPLEDWYSKGVWRTSRFQMGHLSDYIRIVSLYKGGGMYLDMDILTLRAFKGAIFRNCLVYENDAMDTIGNSVLHLERGHSLTSELIQLLSEEYDPEAYVYHGPDAIAEIMNRVCNLVAGNPKSNECNNVRLLSHRHFHPVPAMFSHMLFQSNGNLSDVEALFQIKDSFGLHLWNSISLREPINVDNPNQIVAILARRHCPLTVSRAADFKSL; from the exons ATGTTGGAAGAATTAATCCACATAACGGAGAAAGCAAATAAACCCAGAGAGCACAG CCAACAACTACCCCAACCCAATACGTTGCAGCAATACGAAGAAGAGCATCAAGTTCTGTGCATCAACAGCGATTTAGCTGTAGACTTACCGGAAGCTGATGGTCTTGTCATGGAATACGATGTCCATCCGAGCCAATGGGTAACGTACGACAGTGGACAAGGAAACGACACCGATGACCGCATCTTTTTCCATGAAACGAGCGGTCACAGTGACCTGAGTCTGAGGCAATGCTGTGCAGTCGAATCGGCAGCTAGACACAATCCTGACCGGCCTATCCAGCTGTTTATGCGATCGCCTGCAACCTGCAATTCCGACAATAGTCCATCTTCTTTAGACATTCCGTCGTGGCTAAAGGTGCTGTCTCGATATCCGAACGTGGCAGTTGTCTTGCTGAACGAAGAGCGTTACTTTTCTGGAACACCGTTGGAGGACTGGTACTCGAAGGGAGTGTGGCGTACGAGCCGGTTCCAGATGGGACATTTGTCCGACTACATCCGCATCGTGTCTCTGTACAAAGGAGGTGGCATGTATTTAGACATGGATATTCTAACCCTTAGAGCTTTCAAAGGTGCCATCTTTCGGAACTGTTTAGTCTACGAAAATGATGCCATGGATACGATCGGAAACAGCGTCCTGCACTTGGAACGTGGGCACAGTCTCACTAGTGAACTGATTCAATTGCTCTCAGAAGAATATGACCCAGAAGCTTATGTTTATCACGGGCCGGATGCCATTGCTGAAATTATGAATCGTGTCTGCAATTTAGTGGCTGGAAATCCGAAATCCAACGAATGCAATAACGTCCGTCTCTTGTCTCATCGCCATTTTCATCCAGTGCCGGCCATGTTTTCCCACATGCTGTTTCAGAGTAATGGCAACCTTAGTGATGTTGAAGCGCTGTTTCAAATTAAGGACAGCTTTGGTCTTCACCTATGGAACTCGATATCTTTACGAGAACCAATTAACGTGGACAATCCGAATCAAATAGTGGCCATACTTGCCCGTCGACACTGCCCACTAACTGTCAGTAGGGCAGCTGATTTCAAATCTCTTTAA
- the LOC130688784 gene encoding mediator of RNA polymerase II transcription subunit 8-like has translation MQREEKQLDAALEALLQRINDLKTSIRTLLFRLENEYASLSWPSFLDSYAVISGQMNTLLKVMKNDKTPLLRNLIVLPLVLSPDPDEELKQATEGRVVAFSHDITPDMLRTKPDPDVEQRQNQFEQRASQVPPETAQKQINALNKVVNHVLEQITHSREDWENEATVRAAAAQTCVMADTHTLIAAVGLGKNLKTLPIAAPAQPGPGRAQAGPAPGKTTSTIKTTIKAASQVHPYNR, from the exons ATGcagcgagaagaaaaacagttggATGCTGCCTTGGAAGCACTACTACAACGGATAAATGATTTGAAAACTTCAATTCGAACTCTTTTATTTAGATTGGAAAATGAATATGCTTCCCTTAGTTGGCCTTCATTTTTGGACAGTTATGCCGTCATATCAGGCCAG ATGAACACGTTGCTGAAGGTTATGAAAAACGATAAGACTCCGCTTTTGAGGAACCTGATAGTTTTACCTCTTGTCTTAAGCCCTGATCCTGATGAAG AACTCAAGCAAGCAACCGAAGGACGTGTTGTGGCTTTTTCACATGACATAACACCAGATATGTTACGAACAAAACCTGATCCTGATGTGGAGCAGCGACAAAATCAGTTTGAGCAACGAGCCTCACAG GTTCCACCAGAAACAGCCCAGAAACAAATTAATGCATTGAACAAGGTAGTTAATCATGTGTTGGAGCAAATCACACATTCCAGAGAGGACTGGGAGAATGAAGCTACCGTGAGAGCTGCGGCCGCTCAAACCTGTGTGATGGCTGATACGCACACTCTAATTGCAGCAGTGGGTTTGGGAAAGAACCTCAAAACCCTCCCCATAGCAGCTCCTGCTCAACCTG GTCCTGGACGCGCGCAGGCCGGTCCGGCTCCAGGGAAAACTACAAGCACTATAAAGACGACTATCAAAGCCGCCAGCCAAGTGCACCCCTACAACAGATAA
- the LOC130688774 gene encoding early endosome antigen 1-like → MFNIRNLVSRISQAKDGDSSETSSNKSRTFSQASTAYSDDGAVPVEAEGFLCPTCMAAFPSADNLQSHYEKEHLEPGANYLCPVCKARLDNATELELHYSVHHSASSAKATGDQETLIQEINTLTASLNEERWNSEELHKEVTQLKALIQAQGSGDEHQMYQQQLQGLSETKSLLTSEVLLLRKQLAEALETTVNLKQGREKLEEKTARNSQTVAQLQASLDENLGLVAALRENIKDLETQLAHNSCSDDAEVLKKELATVQHLMDDLATTKQRELGDLQKKLDVLQADHEALKNQHNSSQSIEETRPSAPDEDTLARLQQLEADNLRLENELTRQKEETDEVRRIFLEKSEQLLSMQNMREETDMCVGQLRQEVTLLQDMLNQARHQAEGQVSAKEDELMRFKLDLSKHQQQVDQLESRCRSLQQSNDDLTNSLTRKDREVEEYIKSQQQMAGKAVVLEEKIARLEQERAELLVKIEEGEGFDAAIQQIQQDNARLQEELAATNKTVSAMECHQKAKADEWIFAESQLKEEKIKLQEQLSNLSSQLEGTREKQTNLQISLGKVNKDAQDWQAKCHELESQIRKIEEHNQVEVTQLTEKNRMSLDKANEEIQEWQAKFRQQESKIRELEEHNLLQVKQLSEKNDELKKLHCDLEGARQKISGKDDQINDLASKLEQAKNHAQQLGETIKTLEAEMCQLKSTNQENVKQLDQLLCQLSDKTSIISRLEGRVTELEPLAEEVEQEKLRRIKDKAEWNEHEQLLLGEKESFATLSKHLQQQLDEQKTEHRIHLQRLKSESEGLLKDKTQLIEQLNTAKDGRAKEISAWQEKRVKLEEEIKSLTGNLKAAEDLSATRYQRCEELQASAEKYHTLKIELETRVALLEEGNTELQNNCTQWENEVDRLKFNAAELRRRLEDSQAALHELGRENQSLQMENAKLQGRKWADDSEVNECLSCQKGFNLTVRKHHCRNCGQIFCNECSSKSTAVGNSRKLVRVCDSCFKELTINSAR, encoded by the exons ATGTTCAATATTCGCAATCTGGTCAGCCGGATATCCCAG GCAAAAGATGGAGATAGCAGCGAAACGTCCTCAAATAAGAGTCGAACATTCTCACAGGCAAGCACTGCGTATTCTGATGACGGAGCCGTTCCTGTTGAAGCTGAGGGTTTCCTTTGCCCCACCTGCATGGCAGCTTTTCCATCTGCAGACAATCTTCAGTCTCATTATGAAAAGGAACATTTGGAACCAGGAGCCAATTATCTTTGCCCAGTCTGTAAAGCAAGACTTGACAATGCCACTGAACTAGAGCTTCATTATTCAGTTCATCACTCTGCCTCTTCTGCGAAAGCCACAGGAGATCAAGAAACTTTAATACAAGAGATCAATACCCTTACTGCATCCCTAAATGAGGAAAG ATGGAATTCCGAAGAATTGCATAAAGAAGTCACACAACTCAAGGCATTGATTCAAGCACAAGGATCAGGTGATGAACACCAAATGTACCAGCAGCAGCTTCAGGGCCTGTCAGAAACAAAATCACTGT TAACCTCAGAAGTGCTTCTTCTAAGGAAGCAGTTGGCTGAGGCATTAGAAACGACGGTGAATCTTAAACAAGGACGAgaaaaattagaagaaaaaactgcACGAAATTCACAGACTGTGGCACAGTTGCAGGCGTCTTTGGATGAAAATTTGGGCCTTGTGGCCGCTTTAAGAGAAAATATTAAGGATCTCGAAACACAACTGGCGCACAA CTCATGCTCAGATGATGCCGAAGTTTTGAAGAAGGAGCTCGCAACTGTCCAACACCTAATGGATGACTTGGCTACAACCAAACAAAGAGAACTGGGAGATTTGCAAAAAAAGCTTGACGTCCTTCAGGCTGATCACGAAGCCCTAAAAAATCAGCACAATTCAAGCCAAAGCATAGAAGAAACTCGACCTTCG GCACCAGATGAAGATACACTCGCACGCTTGCAGCAGCTAGAGGCAGACAATCTTCGtttagaaaatgaattaacacGTCAGAAGGAAGAAACTGACGAAGTCAggcggatttttttggaaaaaagtgaacAA TTGTTATCAATGCAAAATATGAGGGAGGAAACAGACATGTGTGTTGGGCAGCTCCGACAAGAAGTTACGTTGCTTCAG GACATGTTAAACCAAGCTCGTCACCAAGCAGAAGGACAAGTCTCAGCTAAAGAAGACGAGCTTATGCGCTTTAAATTGGATCTTTcgaaacatcaacaacaa GTTGATCAACTGGAATCCAGATGCCGTAGCCTGCAGCAATCCAATGATGACCTTACCAACAGTCTCACCCGGAAGGATCGTGAAGTAGAAGAATATATTAAGTCCCAGCAACAAAT GGCTGGCAAAGCTGTTGTACTAGAGGAAAAAATTGCGCGCTTAGAGCAAGAAAGAGCGGAACTTTTGGTAAAAATTGAAGAGGGTGAGGGATTCGATGCAGCCATCCAACAAATCCAGCAAGACAAT gCACGATTACAAGAGGAACTCGCAGCTACCAATAAAACTGTATCTGCTATGGAATGCCACCAGAAAGCCAAAGCTGATGAATGGATCTTTGCTGAAAGTCAgctaaaagaagagaagattAAATTGCAAGAGCAGTTGTCCAACTTATCAAGTCAGCTCGAAGGAACTCGAGAGAAGCAAACAAATCTTCAGATATCTCTTGGAAAGGTCAATAAAGATGCCCAAGATTGGCAAGCCAAGTGCCATGAGCTCGAATCGCAAATACGTAAGATTGAGGAACACAATCAAGTTGAA GTAACCCAGTTAACTGAAAAAAATCGGATGTCACTCGACAAAGCAAATGAGGAAATCCAAGAATGGCAAGCTAAATTTCGTCAGCAGGAATCGAAAATAAGAGAGCTTGAGGAGCATAACCTCCTACAA GTAAAACAACTGTCGGAGAAGAATGATGAGCTAAAGAAATTGCACTGTGACCTGGAAGGTGCTAGACAAAAGATTTCCGGAAAAGATGACCAGATTAATGATCTGGCGAGTAAACTGGAACAAGCTAAAAACCATGCACAACAGTTGGGAGAGACCATTAAGACTCTAGAAGCCGAGATGTGCCAACTGAAATCAACTAATCAAGAGAATGTTAAGCAATTGGATCAACTGCTTTGCCAGTTGAGTGACAAAACAAGTATCATCAGCAGATTGGAAGGTCGAGTGACTGAGCTGGAGCCGCTTGCCGAAGAAGTAGAGCAAGAAAAGCTACGACGTATCAAA GATAAGGCCGAATGGAATGAACACGAGCAACTCTTGCTAGGCGAAAAAGAATCATTTGCAACACTGAGTAAGCACCTCCAGCAGCAATTAGACGAGCAAAAAACTGAGCACCGCATTCACCTGCAGCGGCTCAAAAGTGAGTCAGAAGGTCTGCTGAAAGACAAGACCCAGCTAATCGAGCAATTG AATACAGCCAAAGATGGTCGAGCAAAGGAAATTAGCGCCTGGCAAGAAAAACGTGTGAAGctcgaagaagaaattaagagCCTCACGGGCAATTTGAAAGCAGCGGAAGATTTATCGGCAACTCGCTACCAGCGTTGCGAAGAATTACAAGCTTCGGCAGAGAAATACCATACGCTGAAAATTG AGCTTGAAACGCGGGTAGCTTTATTGGAGGAGGGAAATACGGAGTTACAGAACAACTGCACCCAATGGGAAAACGAAGTTGACAGACTGAAATTCAACGCAGCCGAATTGCGCCGTCGCTTGGAAGATTCACAAGCTGCTCTGCACGAACTCGGTCGTGAAAACCAAAGCCTTCAG ATGGAAAATGCCAAACTGCAGGGCCGCAAGTGGGCCGATGATTCCGAAGTGAATGAATGTCTAAGCTGCCAAAAAGGCTTTAACCTTACTG TCAGGAAACATCACTGTCGTAACTGCGGCCAAATTTTCTGCAACGAGTGCTCTAGCAAATCTACTGCCGTTGGTAACAGCCGGAAACTCGTCAGAGTTTGCGATTCCTGCTTCAAGGAGTTGACCATAAACTCCGCACGTTAA
- the LOC130688781 gene encoding alpha-(1,3)-fucosyltransferase C-like: MLSMQFFVRICNLFYKRRTASGPLLIVGFLAIGCFLFIHFQKPLEKISTGIDNGKTISKISSTTQRGISQRSLKRILFWNLYFESRNYEVGLGQKPFFDAGCRFTNCLTTDDRNFMNASDAILFHANDFDEIDLPDIRYPNQRYIFYNYETCVQDKDLPIFIWTKNFFNWTMTYRRDSDIYDAHPYGAIRRRSGAPNPPLAMPPLHPEAADLLQHPWNKSSSRPLLNKKKNMVAWFVSNCKTDGLREEYFARLGQYVKVDVYGGCGTLSCLPSGSGKCDQLLDSYRFYVAAENAICIDYVTEKFYRALASNIIPIVYGGANYSHYAPPSSYIEASDFKSPKALADYLKLLNENDDLYLKYFDWKKDYEVVRQPMNGWCQLCEMLNDRHQRPQVYIDVADWWFQNDTSCISGHDFLNNSLGVELQKGKLSKN, translated from the exons ATGTTGTCGATGCAGTTCTTCGTGAGAATTTGTAATCttttttacaaaagaagaacagcCAGTGGTCCATTGTTAATCGTAGGATTTTTGGCAATCGGCTGCTTCCTCTTCATCCACTTTCAG aagcCGTTGGAGAAGATTTCAACAGGAATCGACAATGGCAAAACTATATCCAAAATATCATCAACAACCCAACGGGGCATTAGCCAAAGATCTCTGAAGCGAATCTTATTCTGGAATCTCTATTTCGAATCAAGAAATTACGAAGTCGGATTGGGACAAAAGCCTTTCTTTGACGCTGGATGTCGGTTCACCAATTGCCTAACGACGGACGATCGCAATTTCATGAACGCCAGTGACGCCATCCTCTTCCACGCCAACGATTTCGACGAAATCGATCTGCCCGACATCCGATACCCGAATCAACGTTACATCTTCTACAATTACGAGACTTGTGTACAAGACAAAGACCTGCCCATTTTCATTTGGACGAAAAACTTCTTTAACTGGACCATGACGTATCGCCGTGATTCTGACATTTACGATGCCCATCCGTACGGAGCAATTAGAAGGCGAAGCGGTGCCCCTAACCCTCCGCTGGCCATGCCACCCTTGCATCCGGAGGCAGCCGATCTATTGCAGCACCCATGGAACAAGTCGTCTAGTAGGCCGttactaaacaaaaagaagaatatggTTGCCTGGTTTGTTTCCAACTGCAAAACAGACGGCCTCAGAGAAGAATATTTTGCCCGTCTTGGCCAATATGTCAAGGTGGACGTATATGGCGGTTGTGGAACGCTCAGTTGCCTGCCATCGGGAAGTGGGAAATGCGACCAACTGCTGGACAGCTACAGGTTTTACGTGGCTGCTGAGAACGCCATTTGCATAGACTACGTCACTGAGAAATTCTACAGGGCCTTGGCGTCCAACATAATACCCATCGTCTACGGAGGAGCTAATTATTCTCATTATGCACCACCTTCGTCGTACATTGAGGCGAGCGATTTCAAGTCACCCAAAGCGCTGGCTGATTATTTGAAGTTGCTGAACGAAAATGACGACCTCtacttgaaatattttgaCTGGAAAAAGGATTACGAAGTGGTGAGACAACCGATGAACGGCTGGTGCCAGCTTTGCGAGATGCTCAACGATCGTCATCAACGACCGCAAGTTTACATAGATGTGGCGGATTGGTGGTTCCAAAACGATACGTCTTGTATTTCAGGACACGATTTCCTCAATAATTCGCTGGGCGTTGAattgcaaaaaggaaaactatccaaaaattga